From the Candidatus Nanopelagicus hibericus genome, the window TTATATGGTGGAGTTGGGATGATGGCCTGGGATTTGTTTTTAGATCCTCAAATGGTTGCCGAAGAGAGATGGACTTGGGAATTTTCTGGCTCACATGTTCCGCTTCAGCCTGAAATTCCATTATCAAATGCTTTTGGGTGGCTGTTGACTGGAATGGGACTGATGGCAATATTAAATGCCGTACTTAGAATAGATCGACGAAAAGTAACAACATCATCTGCTGTTCCTGATTTCTTTTTAATTTGGACCTGGTTTTCTGGCATAGTTGGAAATCTATTTTTCTTTGATAGAAGTGGTGTTGCACTCTCTGGCGGCATAGTATTTGGGTTAGTTATGATTCCTTACTTATTTTCTAGGCGATTTGGTCCGCCAACAAATATTTAATGGAGATTTTACTCCTACTAAATGGCTTGGCACTGGCTTTAGTAATCATCAATAGCTTTACAATCCGGGTCATAAAAAATCAGAAAAATACAATTAATCACTCTGTTTCAATTTTAATTCCAATGCGAAATGAGCAGACAAATGTTCAAGGTTGCTTGTCATCAGTTATTGAGCAAAAAGGTTTAGCAAATTTTGAGGTGATTGCATTAGATGACAACTCTGAAGATGCTACAAAATCTTTGATAACAGCTTTTGCCTCTGTAAAGACCATTGCGGGCAGTAACCCACCAGATAAATGGCTGGGAAAGTTGTGGGCTTGCCAGCAGCTAGCAGAGGCGAGCACTGGGGAGTATTTGGTTTTTCTAGATGCTGATGTTCGGCTGAGTGAAAATGCAGTTGCAAGCGCGATTGCACAAATGGGTGATTGGGATTTCTGCTCGCCCTATCCTCGGCAGATAGTGAACGGCTTCATTCAAAGGATCTTTCAACCATTACTGCAATGGTCATGGCTAGTATCGGTGCCGTTACTTATAAGTCAAAAGTTTTCAATTAAATCTATGGCTATTGCCAATGGACAATTTTTAATAATAAAACGAGATGCATATTTAAGATCTGGTGGTCATGCATCGGTGAAATCAGAAGTTTTAGATGATTTGATGTTGGCCAAAAGGCTATTGGGAGCAGGATTTAAGGGTGGAGTAACTGAAGCAAGTGCTATTGCAAGTTGTCATATGTACAGCACCGGTAAGGAATTAATTAAGGGATATCAAAAATCTTTGTGGAAGGCTTTTGGCTCTATTCCTGGAACTTTAATTGCAATCTTCTTGCTATTTGTCACCGGCGTGCTGCCGTTTTTAGCTGCTGTGACTGGCTCACCTTTTGGATTAATCGCCTTTGGATTAATAGTGCTTAGCAGGATAATTGCTGCCCTTCGCACAGGTGGATTACCAAATACCGCACTCCTTCACCCAGTTGCTATTACCTTTCTAATTGGCTTAATTATTTACTCTTGGTTTGGGAAAGTGACCAAGACATTAACTTGGCGGCAGAGACTGGTTGCTTAAATGGCAAAGATTTCAATAATTGGCGCCGGGATAGGTGGCATGAGCGCTGCCGCTCGTCTTGCTAAAAATGGGCACGATATAACAATATTTGAAAATAGTGATCGCTCCGGTGGTAAGTGCAGGACAGAGTGGTTTGGTGATTATGCATTTGATACCGGACCTTCACTCTTAACGCTGCCAGCTGTTTACCGAGATCTTTTCTTGAAAACTGGAAAGCGATTAGAACACATACTGGAGTTGACCCCGGTGGATCCAGCCTTTAATTATCACTTTGCTGATGGTAAATCTGTGCTCTTTCCCAACTTATCCAATCCCAAGACATACGAGGTGATTGAAAATTCCTTTGGAAAAGAGGCAAGTATCGGCTGGGAAAAAATTATTAACCGTGCAGAGCGAATGTGGGAAGTTTCTAGAGAACCATTTGTTGAATCAGAGTTAACCTCGATCTGGCCATTGCTGAAAAACAAAAATTTGATCAAACAAATTTCAGAGATTGCCCCATTTACCTCATTGCGAAAACTTGGAAGTAAATTTCATTTAGATCCACATCTACAAATGATTATTGATAGATATGCCACCTACACCGGTAGTGATCCAAGAACGGCTCCTGCCGTGCTGCTTACAATTGCATTTGTAGAAAGCACATTTGGGGCCTGGCATATTAAAGGTGGAATTGGCCAACTCTCCGTTGCACTTGAACAACGATGTAGAGACCTAGGTGTGAAATTTGAATTTAACACTCAAGTTGAAAAAATTATGACGGCAAGCAACAAGGTCACTGGGATTAGAACCTCCACTGGAAAAACTGTTAACTCAGATTTAGTGGTTGCAAATGCCGATACTGAGTACGTTTATAACAAATTGTTAGACAAGTCTGTATCGGCTGCGCGCAGTGAGCGACGCAAACTAAGAGTGGCGACTAAGTCTCTGGCTGGATTTTCCCTACTTTTAGGATTAGACAATTCAAAGGGCAGCCCAGTGAATGTCAATCACCACAATGTTTACTTTCCCAAAGATTACGATGCAGAGTTTGATGAGATATTCAACAAAAAGGTTCCCGTAACAGACCCGACTATCTACATTTGTGCACCAAAAGATGGCTCTATGGTCTCAGCACCAAATAAAGAATCTTGGTTTGTGCTAGTTAACGCACCTCGCCATGACCTGGAAAACGGATGGAATTGGGAGAACGGAGCAGCTGCTTACGCCCAATCAATTATCAATAAGCTTGATAAGTTGGGACTAAATGTTTCAAATCGCCTAGAGCTTATGAAGTACCGAACTCCTGCCGATTTAGAGAATTATGCAATGGCGCCAGGTGGTTCGATATATGGAACCTCAAGTAATAATGCAGTTTCTGCATTTCTACGTAGTAAAAATCGATCAAAAGTTAAAGGGCTATTTTGTGTTGGGGGCTCTACGCATCCTGGGGGTGGGCTACCGTTGGTGGGAATTAGTGCAGAAATAGTTTCTAACGCTATTGGAAAAGCTTAACTCAATTTCCTATACGCAAACCTGCTAACCATGAAAAGGCTAATACACTGCAGAATTAACCAAATGAAAGTTATTTCATTAAGCATCTCGATACCAAATTGAAATGCAATCAATAATACGAAAATGAATGAGGCTCGTACTGGACGCTCAGCAGGGGTAACAACTCCCACTTCATTAACTCCTAGTCCACCAGCACGGGCTCGCAAATACTCCTGAACCGAGGCGATAAGAAGTACTGCAATCAGCAAATTCATACCCACACCAATTTTGTATAACGCCAGAACCCAAAAGAGCTCGGTAATTCGGTCTGCCAGGGAATCTAGTAATGCTCCCCATTTAGAATTCTTGCCGGTAAGGATCGCCAGGCTGCCATCAATTCCATCACATATAAGTGATATGACTAAAAGTATAGGTGCCCAAATAGTTTGCGCGTATAGATAAAGAATGATTCCAAAAAAAAGTCCCGAAATTGTTAAAGCATTTGGAGTGACACCAATTCTAGAGAGCGGTTTTGAGATTAAATAAGATATGTTTAACCAAGCCTTCACAACTCCACTCACCTGAGCATCACCATGCAATTTGCTCCATGCTGTTAGGAATTCTGATTTATTCATCTCTTCACCAGGCCCAAATTTCTTGCAATTTTGATTGTTGAATCTGCAGAATTCATAGTATAAAAATGGATACCTGGCACATTCATTTCAAGTAACTTACTACCCATCTCGGTAGCAATATCTATGCCAATCTCTCTCACTACGTTTACATCCTCAGAGTGATCTTTAAATCTCGTTAGAATCTGTTCCGGTATCTGCATTCCACTGAGCTCGACCATCCGATTCAGCTGCTTGAGATTTGTAATGGGAAGTATTCCAGCGATAATTGGTAATTTAGAACCTCGTTTACGAAGTCTTTCGACTAGTTGCTGCCATTTGTTAACATCAAAGAAGAACTGAGTTGTGGCAAAAGAAGCTCCCAACTCCTCCTTGCGCAGCAGAACTTCAATATCTTTATCCAGATCAAAATTTGAGGAAGGGTGTCCATCAGGAAATGCTGCAACGCCCACCTTTAAGTCTTTCGATTCAATTGCTAATTCAACCAACTGATCTGCGTGATCAAACCCTCCTGGTATAGATTGCCAATTAGATCTCGGTCCACCTGGCGGGTCTCCGCGCAAAGCTAAGATACTTTCTATTCCAGCTTTTTTATACTGGTCTAAAACATTACTCAATTCGCTTTTAGTTGAACCAACACATGTTAGATGCGCAACTGTTGGAATTGAAGTTCTTGCGGTGATTTCAGTTGTAACTCGAATAGTTCGATCCCTGGTAGATCCGCCAGCGCCATAGGTCACCGAAACAAAATCTGGCTTCAAAGGCGCAAGTTGTGCCAAAACCTGCCAGAGTCGCTCCTCGCCACTTATATCTTTGGGAGGGAAAAACTCAACCGACAAAGTGGGGGCGCTCTGATCATTGCTCACAGCAGGCAGGGTACCGTTGCACCGTGAGTTTTGCTGTGACCAACGATATTAAATCGATGCGCTCTGCCATAAATCAAGCGTTAAATGAGTTCATCCAACAAGAGAATAAATACCTGGCAGGAATTGGTCCAGAGCTCAATCCAATCGCAGAGGCTGTGGAAAAATTTTTGTTAGATAGCGGCAAAAGATTACGCCCACTTTTTGCCTACGTTGGACTCTTAGGAGCGGGCATCCAACCAAATAAATCTATGTTAAGAGCGATAGCAAGTCTTGAGTTAGTTCATGTTTGTGCACTTATTCATGATGATGTAATGGATGGCTCTGATACTAGAAGAGGTGCACCAAGTATTCACAAGGCATTTCAGAGCATGCATGAAAAGAATAAACTTGAAGGATCACCAGAAAAATTTGGGGTGGCATCTGCAATTTTAATTGGCGATCTAGCACTGATTTGGTCTGCGCAAATGCTTCACACCTCGGGCCTAATGACCGAAGAATTAATCTCGGTACTGCCCGTTTATGATGAAATGCGAGTCGAACTTATGGCTGGTCAGTATCTAGATGTTTACGAACAGTCACTTGGAACTCAAAGTATTGAGAGATCTCTAAAGGTTGCTAGGTTCAAATCAGGAAAGTACACAATCCAACGACCATTGCACTTTGGGGCAGCTTTAGGAAAGGCTGATGAAGAGATAATTTCCGCTTACACAAATTTTGGAATTCCGCTTGGTGAAGCTTTTCAGTTGCGCGATGATTTGCTCGGCGTTTTTGGTGACTCATCCGAAACTGGTAAACCTAGCGGTGATGACCTGCGCGAAGGAAAGCGCACCGTATTGATGGCGGTTGCCATGGATAAATCCACTAAAACGCAATTAGATGAGATTAAAAAATTGTTTGGAGACGCAAATCTCACCTCTGCGCAAGTTCAGATGCTGCAGGAAGTAATTATTGAGACAGGTGCTGTTTCTCACATCGAATCTATGATTGAAGAGTTCACATCTACTTCACTCTCAGCCTTAAATCATGATGGAATTACCCCAATTGGTAAGCAACTATTAGCCGAGTTAGCAATACTTGCTACGAGTAGAAAGATTTAATTGTGCCAGCAAAGGTAAAAGGACCAACCGATAATGTCGTAATTGTCGGTGCAGGACTTGCTGGGCTCAGTGCTGCGCTGAGGTTGGCTGGTGCTGGTCGAAAAGTAACTGTTGTTGAACGCGAGTCTGTCCCAGGTGGCAGAAACGGTTTACTGAGTAAAGCCGGGTACTCATTTGATACTGGCCCATCTGTGTTGACCATGCCAGATTTAATTGCTGATGCGCTTGCCTGTGTTGGTGAGGATATAAAAGATTGGTTGGATTTAATCCCACTTAAGCCGCTCTATCGTGCATTTTATGACGATGGATCTCAACTTGATGTTCATTCTGACACAAATCAGATGCAGGCAGAGATTGCCAAAACAATTAGTCCAGCCGAGGCGATTGGCTACGGTAAGTATGTAGATTTTGTTACTAAGTTATATAAATATGAAATGAATGATTTTATTGATAGAAATATTGATTCACCCTTAAATTTATTGACACCAAATCTAGCCAGACTGGTTGCTTTAGGAGGCTTTCGTAAGCTATCCCCCAAGGTAAATCAATTTCTA encodes:
- the metF gene encoding methylenetetrahydrofolate reductase [NAD(P)H]; its protein translation is MSNDQSAPTLSVEFFPPKDISGEERLWQVLAQLAPLKPDFVSVTYGAGGSTRDRTIRVTTEITARTSIPTVAHLTCVGSTKSELSNVLDQYKKAGIESILALRGDPPGGPRSNWQSIPGGFDHADQLVELAIESKDLKVGVAAFPDGHPSSNFDLDKDIEVLLRKEELGASFATTQFFFDVNKWQQLVERLRKRGSKLPIIAGILPITNLKQLNRMVELSGMQIPEQILTRFKDHSEDVNVVREIGIDIATEMGSKLLEMNVPGIHFYTMNSADSTIKIARNLGLVKR
- a CDS encoding CDP-alcohol phosphatidyltransferase family protein: MNKSEFLTAWSKLHGDAQVSGVVKAWLNISYLISKPLSRIGVTPNALTISGLFFGIILYLYAQTIWAPILLVISLICDGIDGSLAILTGKNSKWGALLDSLADRITELFWVLALYKIGVGMNLLIAVLLIASVQEYLRARAGGLGVNEVGVVTPAERPVRASFIFVLLIAFQFGIEMLNEITFIWLILQCISLFMVSRFAYRKLS
- a CDS encoding polyprenyl synthetase family protein, with amino-acid sequence MSFAVTNDIKSMRSAINQALNEFIQQENKYLAGIGPELNPIAEAVEKFLLDSGKRLRPLFAYVGLLGAGIQPNKSMLRAIASLELVHVCALIHDDVMDGSDTRRGAPSIHKAFQSMHEKNKLEGSPEKFGVASAILIGDLALIWSAQMLHTSGLMTEELISVLPVYDEMRVELMAGQYLDVYEQSLGTQSIERSLKVARFKSGKYTIQRPLHFGAALGKADEEIISAYTNFGIPLGEAFQLRDDLLGVFGDSSETGKPSGDDLREGKRTVLMAVAMDKSTKTQLDEIKKLFGDANLTSAQVQMLQEVIIETGAVSHIESMIEEFTSTSLSALNHDGITPIGKQLLAELAILATSRKI
- a CDS encoding glycosyltransferase, whose amino-acid sequence is MEILLLLNGLALALVIINSFTIRVIKNQKNTINHSVSILIPMRNEQTNVQGCLSSVIEQKGLANFEVIALDDNSEDATKSLITAFASVKTIAGSNPPDKWLGKLWACQQLAEASTGEYLVFLDADVRLSENAVASAIAQMGDWDFCSPYPRQIVNGFIQRIFQPLLQWSWLVSVPLLISQKFSIKSMAIANGQFLIIKRDAYLRSGGHASVKSEVLDDLMLAKRLLGAGFKGGVTEASAIASCHMYSTGKELIKGYQKSLWKAFGSIPGTLIAIFLLFVTGVLPFLAAVTGSPFGLIAFGLIVLSRIIAALRTGGLPNTALLHPVAITFLIGLIIYSWFGKVTKTLTWRQRLVA
- a CDS encoding phytoene desaturase family protein: MAKISIIGAGIGGMSAAARLAKNGHDITIFENSDRSGGKCRTEWFGDYAFDTGPSLLTLPAVYRDLFLKTGKRLEHILELTPVDPAFNYHFADGKSVLFPNLSNPKTYEVIENSFGKEASIGWEKIINRAERMWEVSREPFVESELTSIWPLLKNKNLIKQISEIAPFTSLRKLGSKFHLDPHLQMIIDRYATYTGSDPRTAPAVLLTIAFVESTFGAWHIKGGIGQLSVALEQRCRDLGVKFEFNTQVEKIMTASNKVTGIRTSTGKTVNSDLVVANADTEYVYNKLLDKSVSAARSERRKLRVATKSLAGFSLLLGLDNSKGSPVNVNHHNVYFPKDYDAEFDEIFNKKVPVTDPTIYICAPKDGSMVSAPNKESWFVLVNAPRHDLENGWNWENGAAAYAQSIINKLDKLGLNVSNRLELMKYRTPADLENYAMAPGGSIYGTSSNNAVSAFLRSKNRSKVKGLFCVGGSTHPGGGLPLVGISAEIVSNAIGKA